In one window of Lewinella sp. 4G2 DNA:
- a CDS encoding carboxypeptidase regulatory-like domain-containing protein, whose translation MKRNLLLLLLLFSTTVAFAQTAIKGQVTDMDSGETLPFATVQLLKNGAFYQGTQTDFDGNYYIANIDPGTYELQIDYTGYPPKKLTGVNVLQGKTNNVDVEVTNDGGIDIETIVVTAYEVPLVEQDNTTQGQTITAEQIRNLPTRNINAIASTVAGATSTDEGAGINIRGSRQNATDYYVDGVRVSSVSIPDAEIEQLQVVTGGIEARYGDVTGGIISITTKGFSDKFTVNAEAETSEGLDAYGNSLAGVALSGPILRNKDQKAVLGYRLSGRYTYREDDNPSAVPLFVARDDIRQGLEDNPIRYVDERPFVAADFLTDEDVSAVETRPFEANSRLNLNGKITARLSDAIDVQLSGAYSDGENQFTPNENQDGSWRLLNGNRNPTFFSDNYRVNLLFRHRLGGAGVADAEGQDKSLIQNANYDLQFTYENETSDQSDAVHGGNFFDYGYVGSIDRDFIPVFEPNFNAETGMVEFNHVDYREVLRGYNDEGSANPILANFNNFLFDNDLLNFTDAEFAIQNQGDGTSSTLDDFPAINGLTQNLYSSTWGFHGNVGRIYNTFQNTDNDRFTFQANANFDIIPGDDPQKSRHSIQLGIMYEQRTDRGYGLSPFRLWTVARQLANQPLDAVSDENRVIDSINVGGVMSAVYAPSISNGDGRFFNNIRDRLGLDNDEFVNTDGLTPDQLSLDLFSPDELASNNLLNYFGYDYLGNEFNGSFDDFFVRDPNTGERTFLVAPNRPIYAAAYLQDKFTINDMIFRLGVRIDRYDANTKVLKDPFSLYEIQSAGDFHDANGTTRPGSIGDDYAVYVTEAGGDIVNAYRNGEDWFFADGNPANGFQEIEGIRDQLVFPAYANPLVEGSNNFIKDDDFTVETSFEDYEAQFNVMPRLSFSFPISDDANFFAHYDVLFQRPPSNTITTALDYFYFTDRAFSQTYNNSNLRSEQTIDYEVGFKTILTPKSALSISAYYKELRDMIQLRTYVPVPIVGQYQTYDNQDFGTVKGFSFTYDLRRIGNFTVNANYTLQFADGTGSNSTSQRGLGNRGNLRTLFPLNNDERHRVNLVLDYRLGSGPNVPKVLQNLGANLQGSAVSGRPYTGTFVPAELSGSGTRGAINGSRKPATFFLNGQVNKDIDFNNGSRMNIYLRVSNILDRRNVLNVYSVTGSPDDPGFLQSSFGRDQIRSVSEGTRPLDGYLASYQWRILNPDFFTLPRRIFVGAIFSL comes from the coding sequence ATGAAAAGAAATCTACTCCTTCTTTTATTGCTCTTCTCCACCACCGTCGCATTCGCCCAGACCGCCATCAAAGGCCAGGTTACGGATATGGACAGCGGAGAAACGCTCCCCTTCGCCACCGTTCAACTATTGAAGAACGGCGCGTTTTATCAGGGCACCCAAACCGATTTTGACGGTAACTATTACATCGCAAATATCGACCCCGGTACTTACGAGTTGCAGATCGACTACACCGGATACCCCCCCAAGAAACTGACGGGCGTCAACGTATTGCAGGGTAAGACGAATAACGTCGACGTCGAAGTCACCAATGACGGTGGTATTGACATTGAAACGATCGTCGTAACCGCTTACGAAGTCCCACTCGTCGAGCAGGATAACACGACGCAGGGTCAAACTATCACGGCTGAGCAAATTCGCAACCTTCCTACCCGTAACATTAACGCCATCGCTTCTACGGTGGCTGGTGCTACGTCTACGGACGAAGGCGCGGGCATCAACATCCGTGGTTCTCGCCAGAACGCGACTGATTACTACGTGGATGGTGTGCGTGTAAGCTCCGTCAGTATTCCTGATGCGGAGATCGAGCAGCTGCAGGTAGTAACCGGTGGTATTGAGGCCCGTTACGGTGACGTAACCGGTGGTATCATCTCCATTACGACTAAAGGCTTTAGCGACAAGTTTACGGTAAACGCCGAAGCGGAAACCAGCGAAGGCCTGGATGCTTACGGCAATAGCCTGGCAGGTGTCGCCCTGAGTGGTCCGATTCTGAGGAATAAGGATCAGAAAGCCGTTTTAGGTTACCGCCTCTCCGGCCGTTACACCTACCGGGAAGATGACAACCCTTCCGCAGTTCCTCTCTTCGTAGCTCGTGATGACATTCGCCAGGGATTGGAAGATAACCCCATCCGTTATGTGGATGAACGCCCCTTCGTTGCAGCCGACTTCTTAACCGATGAGGATGTAAGTGCAGTAGAAACGCGCCCCTTCGAAGCGAATAGCCGGCTTAACCTGAACGGTAAGATCACCGCTCGCCTTAGTGATGCCATCGACGTTCAATTATCCGGTGCGTACAGCGACGGCGAGAACCAGTTCACGCCGAATGAAAATCAAGATGGTAGTTGGAGACTGCTTAACGGTAACCGGAACCCTACTTTCTTTAGCGATAACTACCGGGTAAACCTGCTATTCCGCCACCGCCTTGGTGGTGCAGGTGTAGCTGATGCCGAGGGCCAGGACAAGAGCCTGATCCAGAATGCGAACTACGACCTACAGTTTACCTACGAGAATGAGACTTCAGATCAGAGTGACGCCGTCCACGGCGGTAACTTCTTTGACTACGGTTACGTCGGTTCCATTGACCGCGACTTCATTCCGGTATTCGAACCTAATTTCAATGCGGAAACAGGAATGGTCGAGTTTAACCACGTCGATTACCGGGAGGTGCTCCGTGGGTACAACGATGAAGGCTCAGCTAACCCCATTTTGGCCAACTTCAATAACTTCTTGTTTGACAATGATCTGCTCAACTTCACCGACGCAGAGTTTGCCATTCAGAACCAGGGAGACGGCACTTCTTCAACCCTGGATGACTTTCCCGCCATCAATGGTTTGACGCAGAATCTTTACTCCAGCACCTGGGGATTCCACGGCAACGTAGGTCGGATATACAATACCTTCCAGAACACCGATAACGATCGCTTTACCTTCCAGGCAAATGCCAACTTTGACATCATCCCGGGTGACGATCCTCAGAAAAGCCGCCACAGCATTCAGCTCGGTATCATGTACGAACAGCGTACCGATCGCGGCTATGGCTTGAGCCCCTTCCGCCTCTGGACGGTAGCCCGCCAGCTGGCTAACCAGCCACTGGATGCCGTTTCCGACGAGAACCGCGTCATCGATAGCATCAACGTTGGTGGTGTCATGAGCGCCGTCTACGCACCTAGTATCAGCAACGGTGATGGTCGCTTTTTCAATAACATTCGCGACCGCCTTGGCCTGGATAATGATGAGTTCGTTAACACGGATGGTCTGACGCCCGATCAACTGAGCCTGGACTTGTTCAGCCCCGATGAGTTGGCTAGTAACAACCTCTTGAACTACTTCGGTTACGATTACTTGGGTAACGAATTCAACGGTTCTTTTGACGACTTCTTCGTTCGTGACCCTAACACCGGTGAGCGTACTTTCCTGGTAGCTCCGAACCGCCCGATCTACGCGGCGGCTTACCTACAGGACAAGTTTACCATCAACGATATGATCTTCCGTCTGGGGGTACGTATCGATCGTTACGATGCGAATACAAAGGTCCTGAAGGACCCCTTCAGCCTTTATGAGATCCAGAGTGCTGGTGACTTCCACGACGCAAATGGCACTACCCGACCTGGTAGTATTGGTGACGATTACGCCGTTTACGTAACGGAGGCCGGTGGCGACATCGTCAACGCCTACCGTAACGGTGAGGATTGGTTCTTCGCTGACGGTAACCCTGCCAATGGCTTCCAGGAGATTGAGGGTATTCGTGACCAATTGGTTTTCCCCGCTTACGCTAACCCACTGGTAGAGGGCTCCAATAACTTCATCAAGGATGATGACTTTACGGTTGAGACTTCCTTTGAGGATTACGAAGCGCAGTTTAACGTGATGCCACGTCTGTCCTTCTCCTTCCCTATTTCTGACGACGCCAACTTCTTTGCTCACTACGACGTGCTGTTCCAGCGCCCACCGAGCAATACGATCACTACGGCATTGGATTACTTCTACTTCACGGACCGTGCCTTTTCTCAGACGTACAACAACTCCAACCTGCGTTCCGAGCAGACGATTGACTACGAAGTAGGTTTTAAAACCATCCTTACGCCCAAGTCAGCTTTGTCCATCTCCGCTTACTACAAGGAGCTGCGTGACATGATTCAGCTGCGGACTTACGTTCCCGTCCCAATTGTTGGTCAGTACCAGACGTACGACAACCAGGATTTCGGTACGGTAAAAGGATTCAGCTTCACTTACGACCTGCGCCGTATCGGCAACTTCACGGTGAATGCCAACTACACCCTTCAGTTTGCTGACGGTACGGGTTCCAATTCTACCAGCCAGCGTGGCCTGGGTAACCGGGGTAACCTGCGTACGCTCTTCCCCCTCAACAACGATGAACGCCACCGCGTAAACCTCGTACTGGACTACCGCCTCGGCAGTGGACCAAACGTTCCCAAGGTGCTTCAGAACCTGGGTGCTAACCTGCAGGGCTCAGCCGTCAGTGGCCGCCCCTACACCGGCACTTTCGTTCCTGCTGAGTTGAGTGGATCCGGTACGCGTGGAGCCATCAACGGTTCACGTAAGCCTGCCACCTTCTTCCTGAATGGTCAGGTCAACAAGGACATCGACTTTAATAACGGTAGCCGGATGAACATCTACCTCCGGGTAAGTAACATTCTCGACCGCCGTAATGTCCTCAACGTGTACTCCGTAACCGGTTCACCCGACGATCCTGGCTTCCTGCAGTCCTCTTTTGGCCGCGACCAGATTCGTAGTGTTTCCGAAGGCACGCGTCCCCTCGATGGCTACCTGGCCTCTTACCAATGGAGAATCCTCAACCCTGATTTCTTCACGCTTCCCCGCCGCATTTTTGTCGGTGCCATCTTTAGCCTTTAA
- a CDS encoding LacI family DNA-binding transcriptional regulator — MKKDANRITIHDIASELGLHASTISRALSDNPAVSKKTRELIKAKARELNYRPNQMAAALRRGRSDMLGVIVPAIDRNFFASVIRGIEEEANVAGLHVMVCQSYDDSERERVLVEGLQAMRVDGIIISTAKDGLNDADFFKSISGSGTPVQFFDNMPAGLDAAAVVINDRRGAYAATKHLIDQGRKRIAHMRGPQHLDIYRERFAGYQDALKEAGLECSDALTVDINSHFDNGRKAFAHLWSRDLKPDAVFSASDYSAAGAMQSAQEHGLSIPADVAFVGFANEPFTELMTPSLSSVDQQPLSMGRKAARRIMRRIKNEAVEKERVILEPSVIVRGSSAS; from the coding sequence ATGAAAAAGGATGCCAACCGGATCACCATTCACGACATTGCCTCGGAATTGGGCTTGCACGCTTCCACCATCAGCCGGGCGCTGAGCGATAACCCGGCGGTGAGCAAGAAAACGCGGGAGCTGATCAAGGCCAAAGCCCGGGAGTTGAACTACCGGCCCAATCAAATGGCAGCGGCCCTGCGCCGCGGCCGCAGTGATATGCTGGGTGTCATCGTACCGGCCATCGATCGTAACTTTTTCGCCAGCGTCATCCGTGGCATTGAAGAAGAGGCTAACGTAGCCGGGCTGCACGTAATGGTTTGCCAGAGCTACGATGATTCCGAGCGCGAACGCGTCCTGGTAGAAGGCCTGCAGGCCATGCGGGTTGATGGTATAATCATTTCAACGGCAAAGGATGGCCTGAACGACGCCGACTTCTTCAAGTCCATCTCTGGCAGTGGCACACCAGTTCAATTCTTCGATAATATGCCCGCGGGACTAGATGCCGCCGCCGTGGTGATTAACGACCGCCGGGGCGCCTACGCCGCCACCAAACACCTCATCGATCAGGGTCGCAAACGCATTGCCCACATGCGAGGCCCCCAACACCTGGACATTTACCGGGAACGCTTCGCCGGGTATCAGGATGCACTTAAAGAGGCCGGATTAGAATGTTCGGATGCGCTCACGGTGGACATCAATTCTCACTTCGACAACGGCCGGAAAGCGTTCGCGCACCTGTGGTCGCGCGATCTGAAACCGGATGCCGTTTTTAGCGCCAGTGATTACTCCGCCGCCGGCGCCATGCAATCGGCGCAGGAGCACGGGCTATCCATTCCGGCGGACGTAGCCTTCGTTGGTTTCGCCAACGAGCCCTTTACGGAGTTGATGACGCCGTCCCTCTCCAGCGTGGATCAGCAACCCCTCAGTATGGGGCGCAAGGCAGCCCGACGCATCATGCGCCGTATCAAGAATGAAGCCGTTGAAAAAGAGCGGGTAATTCTGGAGCCCAGCGTAATCGTCCGCGGTAGCAGCGCTTCCTAG